The following coding sequences are from one Salvia hispanica cultivar TCC Black 2014 chromosome 3, UniMelb_Shisp_WGS_1.0, whole genome shotgun sequence window:
- the LOC125216747 gene encoding protein FD-like has product MWTASSSASASTSTSASSSSSPYLRHPKTMEEVWKDITFAASDLHLNPSSPRGVILQDFFSKAPPPSSAPSHASPPPPPPTMLTLSSDHFGTLLFQPHHRHPAAFDAVVPDDTAAAGKKRFPDFDRSSGDRRHKRMIKNRESAARSRARKQAYTNELELEVAHLLEENAKLRKQQEKFYREAAAEHQKRKPLHRTSTAPF; this is encoded by the exons ATGTGGACAGCTTcttcctccgcctccgcctccacTTCCACCTCtgcctcctcctcttcctctcccTATCTTCGCCATCCCAAAACCATGGAGGAAGTTTGGAAAGACATAACCTTCGCTGCCTCCGATCTCCACCTCAACCCCTCCTCCCCTCGCGGCGTCATCCTCCAAGACTTCTTCTCCAAAGCTCCTCCGCCCTCCTCCGCCCCTTCCCACGCCTCtcctccgcctcctcctcccaCAATGCTCACTCTCAGCTCCGATCACTTCGGCACCCTCCTCTTCCAGCCCCACCACCGCCACCCCGCCGCCTTCGACGCCGTCGTCCCCGATgacaccgccgccgccggaaaGAAGAGGTTCCCTGATTTCGACAGGAgctccggcgaccgccgccaTAAGCGTATGATCAAGAACCGCGAGTCTGCTGCTCGCTCCAGAGCTAGAAAGCAG GCTTATACAAATGAGTTAGAGTTGGAAGTTGCCCATTTGCTTGAAGAGAATGCCAAACTCAGAAAACAGCAAGAAAAG TTTTATAGAGAAGCAGCTGCTGAGCACCAGAAAAGGAAGCCTCTCCATAGAACATCCACTGCtccattttga